In SAR202 cluster bacterium, one DNA window encodes the following:
- a CDS encoding sarcosine oxidase subunit delta, whose protein sequence is MAFLLTCPNCGERDVHEFRFGGELNKRPAPDAAPETWATYFYTRRNVAGEQKEWWYHSFGCRKWLIALRNTVTNQVIKTSWPEEALP, encoded by the coding sequence ATGGCCTTCCTACTTACCTGTCCTAACTGCGGCGAGCGCGATGTTCATGAGTTCCGCTTCGGCGGCGAGCTGAACAAGCGCCCCGCGCCCGATGCCGCGCCGGAGACTTGGGCGACGTATTTTTACACCCGCCGCAACGTGGCGGGCGAGCAGAAGGAGTGGTGGTACCACAGCTTCGGCTGCCGCAAATGGCTCATCGCGCTCCGCAACACCGTTACAAACCAGGTGATCAAGACATCCTGGCCCGAAGAGGCCTTACCCTAG
- a CDS encoding FAD-dependent oxidoreductase gives MVNTNTQSRLPLRPTHLIDQDKQVSFYFNGQQVSAYAGDTIGSALYASGVRIFSRSFKYHRSRGLLCGAGRCPNCLMTVDGAPNVRSCTTRVEAGMKVTGQNAWPSLEHDALSVLDKMTPLMPVGFYYKTFHKPKLFWEVASPIIKRVAGIGAVDLENYPKEHSHHENLHTDVAVIGGGPAGMSAALAAAEAGARVTIIDDQLNLGGHLRFDGRTHRGMHGMADMAGYEVAAALRGRVESVRNIQVLSDAIVFGLYEGNFVAINQRGKVMHMRAKRVVVATGAQESPLTFDRNDISGVMLSTAAQRLMHLYGVRPGASAIIGTASDHGYHVARELLDAGVRIAAVADARPSFPSGLDAAQALQSAGVLVLPSHAVARAEGSRRVVGGVVARIEGGAVTREERQLDCDLILMSGGFQPVTSLLQQAGANLKYDAAAGATVPADLPQGVYAAGKVTGTRDAHVSIMQGRLSGLEAVGGLAGKAASAQEIAAIRDAVSHLQNGTREKITTVEPPIAPGNGSKQFVCFCEDITAKDVAQGVDEGFEDVQILKRYSTVTMGPCQGKMCHRQYVTIVSNRTGASIDSLGSTTARPPFLPVTLGDLAGPAHMPRKRTAIHRVHEAMGAKIVDVSPWLRPHNYGDPKAETMAVRKAVGIIDVSTLGKLDVAGKDAAKLLDKVYTHRFSDLRPGRIRYGIITGDNGAIMDDGTVTRLSEDRYFVTTSTANIDVVEEWFKWWMAGTGMCCHVTNITSGYAAINVAGPKARDVLKKLTSVDLSSKAAPYMSATEAVVAGVQTRLLRIGFVGETGWELHFPAEYGEYMWTTLMDAGKEFGISPFGLEAQRVLRLEKKHIIPGQDTDILSNPLSANAEWAVKFDKPDFIGRGGLLASQKWGMKTKLVGFVMVDPIVPHDGSPIVLAGTPVGRVTSARMSPTIGKGFGLAWVPTRLATDGTVIQISVDGRLFTAEVQNAPVYDPEGVRLRE, from the coding sequence ATGGTCAACACGAATACCCAATCGCGCCTTCCCCTCCGTCCCACCCACCTCATCGATCAGGACAAGCAGGTCAGCTTTTACTTCAACGGGCAGCAGGTCTCGGCCTACGCCGGCGACACCATCGGCTCGGCGCTGTACGCCTCCGGGGTGCGCATATTCAGCCGCAGCTTCAAGTACCACAGGTCGCGCGGGCTGCTGTGCGGCGCCGGGCGGTGCCCGAACTGCCTGATGACCGTGGACGGCGCGCCGAACGTGCGCTCGTGCACCACGCGCGTGGAGGCCGGCATGAAGGTGACGGGCCAGAACGCGTGGCCCTCGCTGGAGCACGACGCGCTGTCCGTGTTGGATAAGATGACGCCGCTGATGCCGGTGGGCTTCTACTACAAGACCTTCCACAAGCCCAAGCTCTTCTGGGAGGTCGCGAGCCCGATCATCAAGCGCGTCGCGGGCATCGGCGCGGTGGACCTGGAGAACTACCCGAAGGAGCACTCGCACCACGAGAACCTGCATACGGACGTCGCCGTCATCGGCGGGGGGCCGGCGGGGATGTCGGCGGCGCTGGCGGCGGCGGAGGCTGGCGCGCGCGTGACGATCATCGACGACCAGCTCAACCTGGGCGGCCACCTGCGGTTCGACGGCAGGACGCACCGGGGCATGCACGGCATGGCGGACATGGCCGGGTACGAGGTTGCGGCGGCGCTGCGGGGCAGAGTGGAGTCGGTCAGGAACATCCAGGTGCTGAGCGACGCGATTGTGTTCGGCCTGTACGAGGGCAACTTCGTCGCGATCAACCAGCGCGGCAAGGTGATGCACATGAGGGCGAAGCGCGTCGTCGTCGCGACGGGCGCGCAGGAGTCGCCGCTGACGTTCGACCGCAACGATATCTCGGGTGTGATGCTGAGCACCGCGGCGCAGCGCCTGATGCACCTGTACGGCGTCAGGCCCGGCGCGAGCGCGATCATCGGCACGGCCAGCGACCACGGCTACCACGTCGCGAGGGAGCTGCTGGACGCAGGGGTGCGAATTGCCGCCGTCGCGGACGCGAGGCCTTCGTTCCCGAGCGGGCTGGATGCGGCGCAGGCGTTGCAGTCGGCGGGCGTGCTTGTGCTGCCGTCGCACGCGGTGGCGCGGGCTGAGGGCTCGCGCAGGGTCGTGGGCGGCGTCGTGGCGCGCATCGAGGGCGGAGCGGTGACCAGGGAAGAGCGGCAGCTGGACTGCGATCTGATACTTATGAGCGGCGGCTTCCAGCCGGTGACGAGCCTGCTGCAGCAGGCGGGCGCGAATCTGAAGTACGATGCGGCCGCAGGCGCGACCGTCCCGGCCGACCTGCCTCAGGGCGTCTACGCGGCGGGCAAGGTGACGGGGACGCGCGATGCGCACGTCTCGATCATGCAGGGGCGGCTGTCGGGGCTGGAGGCCGTGGGCGGCCTCGCGGGGAAGGCGGCGAGCGCGCAGGAAATCGCGGCGATACGGGATGCCGTGTCGCATCTCCAGAACGGGACGCGCGAGAAGATAACGACCGTTGAGCCGCCCATCGCGCCGGGGAACGGGTCGAAGCAGTTCGTCTGCTTCTGCGAGGACATCACCGCGAAGGATGTGGCGCAGGGCGTGGACGAGGGGTTCGAGGACGTCCAGATACTGAAGCGCTACAGCACCGTGACGATGGGGCCGTGCCAGGGCAAGATGTGCCACCGTCAGTACGTCACCATCGTCTCCAACCGCACGGGCGCGTCCATCGACAGCCTCGGCTCGACGACCGCGCGGCCGCCGTTCCTGCCCGTGACGCTGGGCGACCTGGCCGGACCGGCGCACATGCCGCGCAAGCGCACGGCGATACACCGCGTGCACGAGGCGATGGGCGCGAAGATCGTCGACGTCAGCCCGTGGCTCAGACCGCACAACTACGGCGACCCCAAGGCGGAGACGATGGCCGTGCGCAAGGCGGTCGGCATCATCGACGTCAGCACGCTCGGCAAGCTGGACGTGGCGGGCAAGGACGCCGCGAAGCTGCTCGACAAGGTCTACACGCACCGATTCTCCGACCTCCGGCCGGGGCGCATCCGCTACGGAATCATCACCGGCGACAACGGCGCGATCATGGACGACGGCACGGTGACGAGGCTGTCGGAAGACCGCTACTTCGTGACGACCTCTACGGCGAACATTGATGTGGTTGAGGAGTGGTTCAAGTGGTGGATGGCCGGCACGGGCATGTGCTGCCACGTAACGAACATCACCTCCGGCTACGCGGCGATCAACGTCGCCGGCCCGAAGGCGCGCGACGTGCTGAAGAAGCTGACCTCGGTAGACCTTTCGTCCAAGGCCGCGCCGTACATGAGCGCGACCGAAGCCGTCGTGGCGGGCGTGCAGACGCGGCTGCTGCGCATCGGCTTCGTGGGCGAGACGGGCTGGGAGCTGCACTTCCCGGCGGAGTACGGCGAGTACATGTGGACGACTCTCATGGACGCGGGCAAGGAGTTCGGCATCTCGCCGTTCGGCCTGGAGGCGCAGCGCGTCCTCCGCCTTGAGAAGAAGCACATCATCCCCGGCCAGGATACGGACATCCTGAGCAACCCGCTCAGCGCGAACGCGGAGTGGGCGGTGAAGTTCGACAAGCCGGATTTCATCGGTCGCGGCGGATTGCTGGCGTCCCAGAAGTGGGGGATGAAGACCAAGCTCGTCGGCTTCGTGATGGTCGATCCTATCGTCCCGCACGACGGCTCGCCGATAGTCCTCGCGGGCACGCCTGTGGGGCGCGTCACGAGCGCGAGGATGAGCCCGACGATCGGCAAGGGCTTCGGCCTGGCGTGGGTGCCGACGCGGCTGGCGACGGACGGGACGGTCATACAGATAAGCGTCGATGGGCGGCTCTTCACCGCCGAGGTGCAGAACGCGCCGGTATACGATCCTGAAGGCGTACGGTTAAGAGAATGA
- a CDS encoding aminomethyl transferase family protein: MTTKKWTPIARSALHGWHTGHGATFTNIGAWQVPARYRPVEDELAGVRGSAGICDISLVGKLRLQGKGLSAQLKTAFPNFPGLTPGKMMEHKLAATGELPIRVAALTAEDALVITTPGQSEAVLKAISAVPSDCAHGVDVTSVTAMFRIMGPHARNVLSAVVLEDIGPAAFPDMSVIQGRIADVHGILLHADAKSGPAYSLYVSRDYAEYMWEELIETGHATPFGMEAHAKLA, from the coding sequence ATGACGACTAAAAAGTGGACCCCAATCGCCCGAAGCGCCCTGCATGGCTGGCACACCGGCCACGGCGCCACATTCACCAACATCGGCGCGTGGCAGGTGCCCGCGCGGTACAGGCCTGTGGAGGACGAGCTCGCCGGAGTTCGCGGCTCCGCCGGCATCTGCGATATCAGCCTCGTCGGCAAGCTGCGGCTGCAGGGCAAGGGCCTCAGCGCCCAGCTCAAGACCGCGTTCCCGAACTTCCCGGGCCTGACCCCCGGCAAGATGATGGAGCACAAGCTTGCCGCGACGGGCGAGCTTCCGATACGCGTCGCCGCGCTGACGGCGGAGGACGCGCTGGTGATCACGACGCCCGGCCAGTCCGAGGCGGTCCTGAAGGCGATCTCCGCTGTCCCGTCCGACTGCGCCCACGGCGTAGACGTGACGTCCGTGACGGCGATGTTCCGCATCATGGGGCCCCACGCGCGAAACGTGCTGTCGGCGGTGGTGCTGGAGGATATCGGGCCGGCAGCGTTCCCGGACATGTCCGTCATCCAGGGCCGCATCGCGGACGTGCACGGGATACTGCTGCACGCGGACGCGAAGAGTGGCCCGGCGTACAGCCTGTACGTGAGCAGGGACTATGCGGAGTATATGTGGGAGGAGCTGATCGAGACGGGCCATGCGACGCCGTTCGGGATGGAGGCACATGCCAAGCTGGCGTAA
- a CDS encoding FAD-dependent oxidoreductase yields MVLQLFTKSRMWRKSELKDRYDVVIIGGGVHGLATAYYLAKLDKGLDIAVLDKSYLGAGGSARSTAIIRANYLTVEGIPFFRESLKLYEDLSQDMNFNIMFNQMGRLDLGHTESALFTLRQRAEFNQLLGVDSRMIGPDEIKRLIPVMDMRVGKTFPVMGALYHPPAGVVRHDAVVWAYARGADREGVELHPFTEVTGITMDHGRVTGVETTKGKISAGIVMSATAGWTSTITKMVGLNVPITTYPLQACVTEPIKPFMHTTISSANLHVYVYQTDRGEMVIGGPVNHYPSYSFKSTLHILEELAAHVLDLFPQLRGVRLMRQWAGLCDMTPDYAPIIGKVDGIENFILNCGWGTWGFKAGPISGKCTAELIHYGKPPKLIESFGLDRFSNGKLVNERASAPSAALH; encoded by the coding sequence ATGGTCTTACAGCTATTTACAAAGAGCCGCATGTGGCGAAAGTCTGAACTCAAGGACCGGTATGATGTCGTCATTATCGGCGGCGGGGTACATGGGCTTGCAACCGCGTACTACCTGGCGAAGTTGGACAAGGGCCTCGACATCGCCGTCCTGGATAAGTCTTACCTTGGCGCCGGCGGCAGCGCGCGGAGCACGGCGATTATCCGCGCCAACTACCTGACGGTGGAGGGCATCCCGTTCTTCCGGGAGAGCCTGAAACTGTACGAGGACCTTTCGCAGGACATGAACTTCAACATCATGTTCAACCAGATGGGGCGCCTGGACCTGGGCCACACGGAGTCGGCGCTATTTACCTTGCGGCAGCGGGCGGAGTTCAACCAGCTCCTGGGAGTCGACAGCCGCATGATCGGGCCGGACGAGATCAAGCGCCTCATCCCCGTGATGGACATGAGGGTGGGGAAGACCTTCCCTGTGATGGGCGCGCTGTACCACCCTCCGGCGGGCGTCGTGCGCCATGACGCCGTCGTGTGGGCGTATGCGCGCGGGGCGGACCGCGAGGGCGTTGAGCTGCACCCGTTCACCGAGGTTACGGGGATCACGATGGACCACGGTCGCGTGACGGGCGTGGAGACGACGAAGGGCAAGATCAGCGCGGGCATCGTCATGAGCGCGACGGCGGGGTGGACGTCCACGATCACGAAGATGGTGGGGCTGAACGTGCCGATCACGACTTACCCCTTGCAGGCGTGCGTCACCGAGCCCATCAAGCCGTTCATGCACACGACCATATCGTCCGCGAACCTTCACGTCTACGTGTACCAGACCGACCGGGGCGAGATGGTCATCGGCGGCCCGGTCAACCACTACCCGTCGTACAGCTTCAAGTCCACGCTGCACATCCTGGAGGAGCTGGCCGCGCACGTGCTGGATCTCTTCCCGCAGCTGCGCGGCGTGCGCCTGATGCGCCAGTGGGCGGGCCTGTGCGATATGACGCCGGACTACGCGCCGATCATCGGCAAGGTGGACGGCATCGAGAACTTTATCCTCAACTGCGGCTGGGGCACGTGGGGCTTCAAGGCAGGCCCGATCTCCGGCAAGTGCACGGCCGAGCTCATCCACTACGGCAAGCCGCCGAAACTGATCGAATCATTCGGCCTTGACCGTTTCAGCAATGGTAAGCTGGTAAATGAGAGGGCCTCCGCGCCCTCCGCCGCGCTGCATTAA
- a CDS encoding TIGR00266 family protein encodes MKHTIEGNPDYGQLTLVLGPGEKILAESGAMSWMSEGMVATARMLGGLGKALFRKLAGGESFFVVEYEHPTGGSITLSPYAPGTVAHRTLRGETFTLTGSSFLACTPGITMSTLFGGMKSLFSGEGAFFLKCEGTGELYYNTFGAMLEKQVDGTFIVDSGHVVAWDQSLTYTIQGMGGLKSTLLSGEGLALKFTGVGKVYLQTRTISGTASWLTPFNRT; translated from the coding sequence ATGAAACACACTATTGAAGGCAATCCCGACTACGGTCAGCTCACGCTTGTGCTGGGGCCGGGGGAGAAGATTCTCGCGGAGTCCGGCGCGATGTCGTGGATGAGCGAGGGAATGGTGGCGACCGCACGGATGCTTGGCGGTCTGGGCAAGGCACTCTTCCGCAAGCTGGCAGGGGGAGAGTCGTTCTTCGTCGTCGAGTACGAGCACCCAACGGGCGGGAGTATCACGCTTTCGCCGTACGCGCCGGGGACGGTGGCACACCGGACGCTGCGCGGCGAAACGTTCACGCTGACCGGCAGCTCGTTTCTGGCTTGCACTCCCGGAATCACCATGAGTACGCTCTTCGGCGGCATGAAATCGCTCTTCTCCGGCGAGGGCGCGTTCTTCCTGAAGTGCGAGGGCACGGGCGAGCTGTACTACAACACCTTTGGCGCGATGCTGGAGAAGCAGGTGGACGGCACGTTCATCGTCGATAGCGGCCATGTTGTCGCGTGGGACCAGTCGCTTACCTACACCATCCAGGGCATGGGCGGGCTCAAGAGCACGCTGCTGTCAGGAGAAGGCCTGGCGCTCAAGTTCACGGGCGTCGGCAAGGTGTACCTGCAGACTCGAACGATCAGCGGCACGGCCAGCTGGCTCACGCCGTTCAACAGGACATAG
- a CDS encoding TIGR00266 family protein — protein sequence MEFLVQDRGAFSWALVKMRPGDHLISEAGALFRVSSNINIDVTTRSGKSGGFMAGIKRMLSGEHFFMSSYTVTDSADAEIGLAPTLQGQVQLIDCDGRANWVCAGGSYMASASGLELNTQFQGFKGMFTGESLFYVAVSGKGRMLVSAFGRITEINLDGALTVDTGHVVAFEDTLQYTVGKVTKGLIQTAMTGEGLVMNFRGRGKLYVQSHNPSQFGSKLGPLLPPRRA from the coding sequence ATGGAGTTCCTCGTACAGGACCGGGGCGCTTTTAGCTGGGCGCTCGTGAAGATGCGGCCGGGCGACCATCTCATATCGGAGGCGGGTGCGCTGTTTCGCGTGTCTTCTAACATCAACATTGATGTAACGACGCGGAGCGGGAAGTCCGGCGGGTTCATGGCCGGCATCAAGAGGATGCTCTCGGGCGAGCACTTCTTCATGTCGTCGTACACGGTGACGGACAGCGCCGACGCGGAGATCGGCCTTGCGCCCACGCTGCAGGGACAGGTGCAGCTCATCGATTGCGACGGGCGCGCCAACTGGGTGTGCGCCGGCGGCAGCTACATGGCGTCGGCGTCCGGGCTGGAGCTCAACACCCAATTCCAGGGCTTCAAGGGGATGTTTACGGGCGAGTCGCTGTTCTACGTCGCCGTGTCCGGCAAGGGGCGGATGCTTGTCAGTGCGTTCGGCCGCATCACTGAGATCAACCTGGACGGCGCGCTCACCGTGGACACGGGGCACGTTGTCGCGTTCGAAGATACCCTTCAGTACACCGTGGGCAAGGTCACGAAGGGGCTGATTCAGACGGCGATGACCGGAGAAGGCCTCGTCATGAACTTCCGGGGTCGCGGCAAGCTGTATGTCCAGAGCCACAATCCGAGCCAGTTCGGCAGCAAGTTAGGGCCGCTGCTCCCGCCCAGGAGGGCGTAG
- a CDS encoding TIGR00266 family protein — MKYTVQTRPSYSLLETELQLGEELVAESGAMVYMTPSIKMQTSTRGGIMKGLKRMVLAGESFFQNTYRATDGPGVIGLAPGQPGDIVVRELTNGELILERNAYMASTTGIVVDSSFQGLKGILNEGLFVLRCTGTGTLFFNAYGAVDEVEVNGSYIVDSGHAVAWEPTLQWQLTRARRVRAFIFGDQLLLRFNGRGRLWVQSRNPQSLANWVYPFRPVQRDNEHR; from the coding sequence ATGAAGTACACGGTACAGACTCGACCAAGCTACAGCCTTCTGGAGACAGAGCTACAGCTCGGCGAAGAGCTCGTGGCAGAGTCCGGCGCGATGGTCTACATGACGCCGAGCATCAAGATGCAGACATCGACGCGCGGCGGCATTATGAAGGGCCTGAAGCGGATGGTGCTGGCGGGCGAGAGCTTCTTCCAGAACACATACCGGGCTACGGACGGCCCGGGCGTAATCGGCCTTGCGCCGGGACAGCCGGGCGACATCGTCGTGCGGGAGCTAACGAACGGTGAGCTGATTCTGGAGCGCAACGCATACATGGCCTCGACGACAGGTATAGTTGTCGATTCCAGCTTCCAGGGGCTGAAGGGCATTCTGAATGAGGGGCTCTTCGTGCTGCGGTGCACGGGCACCGGGACGCTATTCTTCAACGCGTACGGGGCGGTAGACGAGGTGGAGGTGAACGGCTCGTACATCGTGGACAGCGGCCACGCGGTGGCGTGGGAGCCAACGCTGCAATGGCAGCTCACGCGAGCGCGCCGGGTGCGGGCGTTCATCTTCGGCGACCAACTTTTGCTGCGCTTCAATGGGCGCGGCCGGCTGTGGGTTCAGTCGCGCAATCCGCAGTCCCTGGCGAATTGGGTATACCCATTCAGGCCGGTCCAGCGGGACAACGAGCACCGGTGA
- a CDS encoding dihydrodipicolinate synthase family protein: protein MTARQDKLVGIAVSLPTFTNSDHEIQLNKTKFHVNWLIEQGIKEGNAVLFVGGGLGEGYFLDDDEWKATADALVEAAAGRVPTGIGVFDLSARMAARKARWARDIGIDFIQTAAPHYMAPTEQEVFDHFRYVNDAADIGIMAYNIPWAMPNGFEYSRGLIEKFTTLERFVGLKWSSKTSQHFIDMLRLYSDKLSFIINGGIMSVGYRLGGRGFTDFNVNCAPRLSLHRWGLVQQKRFDELDALDLKMRTDAALANPGAFASPGMGEGPAARLRLRALGMETGPHFPAQAPLPQSVVDAYTEFTKASGILEWVDWKDSNFDQMETERPTASSSGYF from the coding sequence ATGACCGCCCGCCAAGACAAGCTCGTCGGCATCGCCGTATCGCTGCCCACGTTCACCAACAGCGACCACGAAATCCAGCTGAACAAGACGAAATTCCATGTCAACTGGCTCATCGAACAGGGGATTAAAGAGGGCAACGCCGTCCTGTTCGTCGGTGGTGGGCTCGGCGAGGGGTATTTCCTGGACGACGACGAGTGGAAGGCAACGGCGGATGCGCTGGTAGAGGCCGCCGCCGGCCGCGTGCCCACCGGCATCGGCGTCTTCGATCTGAGCGCCCGCATGGCCGCCAGGAAGGCGCGGTGGGCGCGCGACATCGGCATCGACTTCATCCAAACGGCCGCGCCGCACTACATGGCCCCGACAGAGCAGGAGGTGTTCGACCACTTCCGCTACGTGAACGACGCCGCGGACATCGGCATCATGGCGTACAACATCCCCTGGGCCATGCCCAACGGATTCGAGTACTCGCGCGGCCTGATCGAGAAGTTCACCACACTGGAGCGCTTCGTCGGCCTCAAGTGGTCGTCAAAGACCTCCCAGCACTTCATCGACATGCTGCGGCTCTACTCGGACAAGCTGAGCTTCATAATCAACGGCGGCATCATGTCGGTCGGCTACAGGCTCGGCGGCAGGGGCTTTACTGACTTCAACGTCAACTGCGCGCCCCGGCTGTCGTTGCACCGCTGGGGCCTGGTCCAGCAGAAGCGCTTCGACGAGCTGGACGCTTTGGACCTGAAGATGCGCACGGACGCGGCTCTGGCAAACCCCGGCGCGTTCGCCTCCCCCGGCATGGGAGAAGGTCCTGCCGCCCGTCTTCGCCTCAGGGCGCTCGGGATGGAAACTGGCCCACACTTCCCTGCTCAGGCTCCCCTGCCCCAGTCGGTCGTGGACGCGTACACGGAGTTCACAAAGGCCAGCGGCATCCTGGAGTGGGTGGACTGGAAGGACTCCAACTTCGACCAGATGGAGACTGAGAGACCCACGGCCTCCTCCAGCGGCTACTTCTAG
- a CDS encoding type II toxin-antitoxin system VapC family toxin, with amino-acid sequence MLYMLDTDICVFILRNSSASVSEAARRVPASDLCISVVTLAELLFGAERSDSKRFNQAIVRGFADRIQIHPWDQSAAESYAVIRNQVQRAGLPAAAMDLMIASHAVSKGATIVTNNVRHFHRIQGLKIENWARPA; translated from the coding sequence ATGCTCTACATGCTTGATACAGACATATGCGTCTTCATCCTGCGGAATAGCTCCGCGTCCGTCTCCGAGGCGGCGCGGAGAGTTCCGGCGTCCGACCTGTGTATTTCAGTTGTCACGCTGGCGGAACTGCTGTTCGGCGCGGAAAGATCCGATTCAAAAAGATTCAACCAGGCGATAGTTCGGGGGTTCGCAGACAGGATACAGATCCATCCATGGGACCAGAGCGCTGCCGAGAGCTATGCCGTGATCCGGAACCAGGTGCAGCGCGCCGGCCTTCCGGCTGCCGCCATGGACTTGATGATCGCCTCTCACGCCGTGAGCAAGGGCGCTACCATCGTCACAAACAACGTCCGCCACTTCCACAGAATCCAGGGCCTCAAAATCGAGAACTGGGCGCGGCCGGCCTGA
- a CDS encoding antitoxin, giving the protein MENYRPERSERKVAKVFMSGRSQAVRLPKEYRMPGDEVYVEKVGDQLILSPKVKTLEDLFAGLPLLTDDFPDEIPDLPLQERDAL; this is encoded by the coding sequence ATGGAGAACTACCGGCCCGAGCGCAGCGAGCGCAAGGTGGCGAAAGTATTCATGTCCGGCCGTAGCCAGGCCGTAAGGCTCCCCAAGGAGTATCGTATGCCGGGAGATGAAGTCTACGTGGAAAAAGTCGGAGATCAGCTGATCCTTTCCCCCAAGGTCAAAACGTTGGAGGACCTGTTTGCGGGTCTGCCTCTTCTCACGGATGACTTCCCGGACGAGATACCTGACTTGCCGCTGCAGGAGCGTGATGCGCTCTGA
- a CDS encoding SDR family oxidoreductase: protein MQTPNDFAGKVAIVTGAGQGMGRAVAVRLAEGGAKVLVNDKRMDAVKTVVDLLKAKKAAAIGFPGDVTSKKDVDRMVQTAVEMFGGVHILINNAGILFPTKLIDMEEDEWDLVIDVNMKGTYLCTRAVLPHMMKQKWGRIVNFSSTAGKNVSTLGGPHYTAAKAGVLGLTRATAKEVARFGITCNSVCPGLIDTEMVRANVTEERLKRYLDSFPISRIGEPWEVAEMVAFLASDRAAYVTGASLDINGGDLMI from the coding sequence ATGCAGACACCCAATGACTTCGCAGGGAAGGTTGCCATCGTTACCGGCGCGGGCCAAGGGATGGGCCGCGCGGTCGCCGTCCGCCTCGCCGAGGGCGGCGCGAAGGTGCTTGTGAACGACAAGCGCATGGACGCCGTCAAGACCGTCGTGGACCTCCTCAAGGCCAAGAAGGCGGCCGCCATCGGCTTTCCCGGCGACGTGACCTCGAAGAAAGACGTCGACCGAATGGTGCAGACTGCCGTCGAAATGTTCGGCGGCGTGCATATTCTCATCAACAACGCCGGCATCCTCTTCCCCACAAAACTCATCGACATGGAAGAGGACGAGTGGGACCTGGTGATCGACGTGAATATGAAGGGCACGTACCTGTGCACCCGGGCCGTGCTGCCGCACATGATGAAGCAGAAGTGGGGGCGCATTGTGAACTTCTCCTCCACGGCGGGCAAGAACGTGAGCACCCTCGGCGGCCCGCACTACACTGCCGCCAAGGCGGGCGTGCTTGGCCTCACCCGCGCCACGGCCAAAGAGGTGGCCAGGTTCGGCATCACCTGCAACTCTGTCTGCCCCGGGCTCATCGATACCGAGATGGTCCGTGCCAACGTCACAGAGGAGCGCCTCAAGCGCTACCTGGACAGCTTCCCCATCAGCCGCATCGGCGAGCCGTGGGAGGTCGCGGAGATGGTCGCCTTCCTCGCCTCAGACCGCGCGGCTTACGTCACCGGCGCCTCCCTGGACATCAACGGCGGCGACCTGATGATATAG